The following DNA comes from Vigna radiata var. radiata cultivar VC1973A chromosome 4, Vradiata_ver6, whole genome shotgun sequence.
TCTATAAAACTTGTTAAATCCAAGTCTTTCATTTCTCAAAAGCTCGGCCACACCCAAACTATTTCCACTCTGCACTTCATTCCATCCATCCAATTGACCATTTGACAAGACTGCATTTCTAGACTGCTGAAGAGACAACTGAGGAAATGGAGCCAGACTACTGACTTGTGATTGATTTAACCTAGAAGAGATGCCATAGGAATCACCAAACTGAGAAAAGGAATTTCCAATATCAGAAAATCGAAGGTTTTGCTGTGGTGATAGAGATCTTTGCATCAATAATTGAACTCTAGCCtcattttccaaataatttaaCTGTTCAGGGTAATTGGACCGCATGTCCAGCAATGGGCTATTTCGTGAACCATGAATTCTCCCTTTACCAACTGCCAAAATAGCAGGATCCATAAATTCAATGTCTCCTGGACCACCGATATTTCCATTTGAGGGTGTTTGATGTGAATTTCTCAGTAAGAAAGAAGGGTCACGCACCAAATTCCCTGTCAAAGGGATAACAATgatattaaaccaaaatatcTAGAAAGACATGTTAAAGTAGAACAGAACGAGAACTAACCAGAAACGGAGTCAAAAGCATTCCCTGTTCTCTCAAGAGAAGAGAAACCAGGAGGTGGTGCCCTGTTTGGTACAGAAAATCCTGGTGGTGCTGAAATTTGTGCTCTTGGAACAGCTGAAGAATATGATAAAGGAATGTCATTACATAtctatacaaaaaaaaaaaaaaaaagataaaaagcaGTCACTGCACTTTAAACTTGGTTACATAACTCAATCAAAATTAGCAAACAAAAATCAACTATACCTGAACAGTTGACCTGCAGGGAGGTTTCGGGTGATATAAGTATACTTAAGCAACGGCAATACAAgtgtatattataataaatctttCATTGTACCAACCCTAATGAAAACACAATTCTTTTAATGTACACAcaagtataatatttaaattttttgtccAGAATGCTTCTGGGTAGTTCTGGAAAAATCCCCTTCAAAAGTAAGATGTTTTTCGAAATATACAGTTTACTCAACAAGAATCTACAAACAATAATGGCACAATAAAAGGTATGGCAGTGACCGAACAGCAAAAGAATTAATGATAAGTGTTGTTATAAAACCTAGGGTATCCAGTTTAAGTAAGCTATCAATACCTACCAGAAAGCTTATtgtttgaaggaaaaaattgaCCACTGCCAAGATTTCCAGATTCTTCGAGGTTATTGGAGGGGAAGCTATTTGTGATACCCAGCTTGTCCAAAGAAAAGTCTCTTTCCACAAAATCATGTAAGAGTGAGCCCTTGCTTGGATATTGTTGGATGGCACCAGAAGATGGATGTACATTGGCTTGGATTTTGGATTCCTCCTGTCTTGCAAAAGAAAATCTGGACTGATTGTTACATTGAATTTTCCAAGaactacttttttttagtgAGCCATTCTGCTTGTCCGCATTGTCACCCAACAACTTGACCAAACTCTGAGGTGATGTTACCGAGTCACCCCAGGTGTCAAACTCCATGgacaaaatatttgaaattatactATTCTCACCCTTGTCCATAACATCACTTCCAATACTGACCGTTTCACTAAATAAACTTCCAATATGTTGTTCATTCCTTTCATCATGGAAGAAACCATAAGAACTAGAGCTCATTGATTTCTCAGAATATCCGTTGCATAATATGTTATTTGTATGTAATAGTGAGTCATCCCCAACTTTATAATTGGCATCTAAAGAACCAGCATTTACAACATTGCATGATTCACCATGCTGCAGGATATGTGGATGAGAATGATTTGGGACATGACGAAAACTGGCTGACTTTGGCAAATATGAAGAAACAACTTCTGGATCCTTAAGTCTTTGATTATCAAAAGTTGTTACGTCATCTTCCACTTCAGTATTAACCGATAGTACTTGAGATTGAGAAACCAATGACAAATCACACTGTTCCTTTACATTACGAACCTCATTATCTAAGGTAGTAGCTTTAGTGTCTGCATTTGTACTCATGACATCTCTATATTTGTCAGAATTATATTGTGATTCTTGAGATTGCATAGGTTTACCCGACATGTTATCACATGAGCTGATAGGTTTGGGTTGACTGTAGTGGTCATTTGCGGAATTTCCATCAATATAAATAGAAGACAAATTACAAGACAAATTCTCAATCTCTTCACTTGTAGAAATAATTGCTTCCTCAGGACCAAAGCTGCATGACTGTCCAGTGATGTGAATACAATTTGGTGCATTCATAGCAGTACAACTGCTTGTATCACCATCTTTGGGCAATGGTAGAGAAGACAACTGGTTGTTCAATTTCACAGGTGAAAGATGAACATCAGAAGCTATAGTTCTTTCACCAGCTCTGGAATTGTCATCCATGGTACTATATTGTTTAACAGATTTCAATAATCCATCTTTTACCCCGGCAGTCATACTATGACTCCCATCACTTGACAGTGGTCTCTTTGTCACATCACTATTTAAGGAAGCCTCAATTGTGCCAGTAAAAGCAGACAAAAAGGGGAGTGTGTTGTTAATTGTATCAGGTTTAGGCTTGGACAATCCATTTACACATAATAAACCACCAGCAGCTGGCTGACAATTTGTAGCCCGCGTACCCCTAGCAAACACATtggttgaaatttttaaaattataaatttaaattattttaaccttCACTGCAGAATACTAGAAAATATGCATTACCATGCAGCAGAAGAAAGAGATACAGGTCTCCCAGAAATCCCATTAGGAGGTGAACCCTTAACAATGCTAACAGTGGTCTGCCCCATGATAAAAAACAGAAAGTTAGAACCTATAGTAAACAGGAGGAAAAGCAACTAAACGTCATCTCAGCTCAAAAATAAAGATACACACCCAAAAGAATGAGGTCATATAACAAAGCAAGAATTAAAGAAAGCATGAAGAAAACCCTACACTTGCCGCATTGTTCACAGTTGGTTTCCCTGATGAAGTATTTGTGCAATCATCCAATGGAGGTGGCAACACATCACCAGTTCGACGTTGCATGTTGTTTGCAGCACCAGTAATTTGTTGAACACGACTTCTTCAAAACAAGAGAGCAAGTGACTAAACCATTGTATGAAAAGCACTAGATGCAATTCGCAAGCAGATATAGTTTGCAAGCAAAGACAAACTAGGAAATCTAATTTGACTCACGAATTGTGACGCCCATATTTGAATTCATCTACAGCTACTGCTATATTTATAACTTGGAGTTCCAAGCGCTAACTAACTCTCATGATACGAAATTCTCAACACTCGTCTCACTTTGGGAGATGCATTTCACTTCGGCAACAAGCCAAACAAAAAAAACCTCTCAATCGTTTCAAACTAAACTGTTCATATTTTGAAGTACACTCAATTTTCTTAACTACCTACCAATGCCAATTTAAAAGTAATCATATATcgtcaaatatttattataactcCAAAgcataacttaaattttaaatatatatatatatatatatatatatatatatatatatatatttatatatatatttataaatttaaatatatctatttatttataatgaataataattgtaaaaggATATTTATCCTGTGCAAAGCACAGGCTGAATTATAATGTCAAAAAGCAAATGAAACCTTTATATGTAATGTAATACATCAGAGCAATCTAGAATTCGAT
Coding sequences within:
- the LOC106759176 gene encoding uncharacterized protein LOC106759176 isoform X1, with translation MSDEGERTCPLCAEEMDLTDQQLKPCKCGYEICVWCWHHILDMAEKDDTEGRCPACRSPYDKEKIVGMAANCERLVSEVHMEKKMKNQKAKSKSSEARKQLSSVRVIQRNLVYIVGLPLNLADEDLLQQREYFGQYGKVLKVSMSRTASGVVQQFPNSTCSVYITYSKEEEAIRCIKNVHGFVLEGRPLRACFGTTKYCHAWLRNMPCSNPDCLYLHEIGSQEDSFTKDEIISAYTRSRVQQITGAANNMQRRTGDVLPPPLDDCTNTSSGKPTVNNAASTTVSIVKGSPPNGISGRPVSLSSAAWGTRATNCQPAAGGLLCVNGLSKPKPDTINNTLPFLSAFTGTIEASLNSDVTKRPLSSDGSHSMTAGVKDGLLKSVKQYSTMDDNSRAGERTIASDVHLSPVKLNNQLSSLPLPKDGDTSSCTAMNAPNCIHITGQSCSFGPEEAIISTSEEIENLSCNLSSIYIDGNSANDHYSQPKPISSCDNMSGKPMQSQESQYNSDKYRDVMSTNADTKATTLDNEVRNVKEQCDLSLVSQSQVLSVNTEVEDDVTTFDNQRLKDPEVVSSYLPKSASFRHVPNHSHPHILQHGESCNVVNAGSLDANYKVGDDSLLHTNNILCNGYSEKSMSSSSYGFFHDERNEQHIGSLFSETVSIGSDVMDKGENSIISNILSMEFDTWGDSVTSPQSLVKLLGDNADKQNGSLKKSSSWKIQCNNQSRFSFARQEESKIQANVHPSSGAIQQYPSKGSLLHDFVERDFSLDKLGITNSFPSNNLEESGNLGSGQFFPSNNKLSAVPRAQISAPPGFSVPNRAPPPGFSSLERTGNAFDSVSGNLVRDPSFLLRNSHQTPSNGNIGGPGDIEFMDPAILAVGKGRIHGSRNSPLLDMRSNYPEQLNYLENEARVQLLMQRSLSPQQNLRFSDIGNSFSQFGDSYGISSRLNQSQVSSLAPFPQLSLQQSRNAVLSNGQLDGWNEVQSGNSLGVAELLRNERLGFNKFYRGYDETKYRMPNSRDLYNRTFGI
- the LOC106759176 gene encoding uncharacterized protein LOC106759176 isoform X3; this translates as MSDEGERTCPLCAEEMDLTDQQLKPCKCGYEICVWCWHHILDMAEKDDTEGRCPACRSPYDKEKIVGMAANCERLVSEVHMEKKMKNQKAKSKSSEARKQLSSVRVIQRNLVYIVGLPLNLADEDLLQQREYFGQYGKVLKVSMSRTASGVVQQFPNSTCSVYITYSKEEEAIRCIKNVHGFVLEGRPLRACFGTTKYCHAWLRNMPCSNPDCLYLHEIGSQEDSFTKDEIISAYTRSRVQQITGAANNMQRRTGDVLPPPLDDCTNTSSGKPTVNNATTVSIVKGSPPNGISGRPVSLSSAAWGTRATNCQPAAGGLLCVNGLSKPKPDTINNTLPFLSAFTGTIEASLNSDVTKRPLSSDGSHSMTAGVKDGLLKSVKQYSTMDDNSRAGERTIASDVHLSPVKLNNQLSSLPLPKDGDTSSCTAMNAPNCIHITGQSCSFGPEEAIISTSEEIENLSCNLSSIYIDGNSANDHYSQPKPISSCDNMSGKPMQSQESQYNSDKYRDVMSTNADTKATTLDNEVRNVKEQCDLSLVSQSQVLSVNTEVEDDVTTFDNQRLKDPEVVSSYLPKSASFRHVPNHSHPHILQHGESCNVVNAGSLDANYKVGDDSLLHTNNILCNGYSEKSMSSSSYGFFHDERNEQHIGSLFSETVSIGSDVMDKGENSIISNILSMEFDTWGDSVTSPQSLVKLLGDNADKQNGSLKKSSSWKIQCNNQSRFSFARQEESKIQANVHPSSGAIQQYPSKGSLLHDFVERDFSLDKLGITNSFPSNNLEESGNLGSGQFFPSNNKLSAVPRAQISAPPGFSVPNRAPPPGFSSLERTGNAFDSVSGNLVRDPSFLLRNSHQTPSNGNIGGPGDIEFMDPAILAVGKGRIHGSRNSPLLDMRSNYPEQLNYLENEARVQLLMQRSLSPQQNLRFSDIGNSFSQFGDSYGISSRLNQSQVSSLAPFPQLSLQQSRNAVLSNGQLDGWNEVQSGNSLGVAELLRNERLGFNKFYRGYDETKYRMPNSRDLYNRTFGI
- the LOC106759176 gene encoding uncharacterized protein LOC106759176 isoform X2, encoding MSDEGERTCPLCAEEMDLTDQQLKPCKCGYEICVWCWHHILDMAEKDDTEGRCPACRSPYDKEKIVGMAANCERLVSEVHMEKKMKNQKAKSKSSEARKQLSSVRVIQRNLVYIVGLPLNLADEDLLQQREYFGQYGKVLKVSMSRTASGVVQQFPNSTCSVYITYSKEEEAIRCIKNVHGFVLEGRPLRACFGTTKYCHAWLRNMPCSNPDCLYLHEIGSQEDSFTKDEIISAYTSRVQQITGAANNMQRRTGDVLPPPLDDCTNTSSGKPTVNNAASTTVSIVKGSPPNGISGRPVSLSSAAWGTRATNCQPAAGGLLCVNGLSKPKPDTINNTLPFLSAFTGTIEASLNSDVTKRPLSSDGSHSMTAGVKDGLLKSVKQYSTMDDNSRAGERTIASDVHLSPVKLNNQLSSLPLPKDGDTSSCTAMNAPNCIHITGQSCSFGPEEAIISTSEEIENLSCNLSSIYIDGNSANDHYSQPKPISSCDNMSGKPMQSQESQYNSDKYRDVMSTNADTKATTLDNEVRNVKEQCDLSLVSQSQVLSVNTEVEDDVTTFDNQRLKDPEVVSSYLPKSASFRHVPNHSHPHILQHGESCNVVNAGSLDANYKVGDDSLLHTNNILCNGYSEKSMSSSSYGFFHDERNEQHIGSLFSETVSIGSDVMDKGENSIISNILSMEFDTWGDSVTSPQSLVKLLGDNADKQNGSLKKSSSWKIQCNNQSRFSFARQEESKIQANVHPSSGAIQQYPSKGSLLHDFVERDFSLDKLGITNSFPSNNLEESGNLGSGQFFPSNNKLSAVPRAQISAPPGFSVPNRAPPPGFSSLERTGNAFDSVSGNLVRDPSFLLRNSHQTPSNGNIGGPGDIEFMDPAILAVGKGRIHGSRNSPLLDMRSNYPEQLNYLENEARVQLLMQRSLSPQQNLRFSDIGNSFSQFGDSYGISSRLNQSQVSSLAPFPQLSLQQSRNAVLSNGQLDGWNEVQSGNSLGVAELLRNERLGFNKFYRGYDETKYRMPNSRDLYNRTFGI
- the LOC106759176 gene encoding uncharacterized protein LOC106759176 isoform X4, producing MQCFSLTVPCSLLQFGCCNVLSHRYITYSKEEEAIRCIKNVHGFVLEGRPLRACFGTTKYCHAWLRNMPCSNPDCLYLHEIGSQEDSFTKDEIISAYTRSRVQQITGAANNMQRRTGDVLPPPLDDCTNTSSGKPTVNNAASTTVSIVKGSPPNGISGRPVSLSSAAWGTRATNCQPAAGGLLCVNGLSKPKPDTINNTLPFLSAFTGTIEASLNSDVTKRPLSSDGSHSMTAGVKDGLLKSVKQYSTMDDNSRAGERTIASDVHLSPVKLNNQLSSLPLPKDGDTSSCTAMNAPNCIHITGQSCSFGPEEAIISTSEEIENLSCNLSSIYIDGNSANDHYSQPKPISSCDNMSGKPMQSQESQYNSDKYRDVMSTNADTKATTLDNEVRNVKEQCDLSLVSQSQVLSVNTEVEDDVTTFDNQRLKDPEVVSSYLPKSASFRHVPNHSHPHILQHGESCNVVNAGSLDANYKVGDDSLLHTNNILCNGYSEKSMSSSSYGFFHDERNEQHIGSLFSETVSIGSDVMDKGENSIISNILSMEFDTWGDSVTSPQSLVKLLGDNADKQNGSLKKSSSWKIQCNNQSRFSFARQEESKIQANVHPSSGAIQQYPSKGSLLHDFVERDFSLDKLGITNSFPSNNLEESGNLGSGQFFPSNNKLSAVPRAQISAPPGFSVPNRAPPPGFSSLERTGNAFDSVSGNLVRDPSFLLRNSHQTPSNGNIGGPGDIEFMDPAILAVGKGRIHGSRNSPLLDMRSNYPEQLNYLENEARVQLLMQRSLSPQQNLRFSDIGNSFSQFGDSYGISSRLNQSQVSSLAPFPQLSLQQSRNAVLSNGQLDGWNEVQSGNSLGVAELLRNERLGFNKFYRGYDETKYRMPNSRDLYNRTFGI
- the LOC106759176 gene encoding uncharacterized protein LOC106759176 isoform X5 produces the protein MQCFGCCNVLSHRYITYSKEEEAIRCIKNVHGFVLEGRPLRACFGTTKYCHAWLRNMPCSNPDCLYLHEIGSQEDSFTKDEIISAYTRSRVQQITGAANNMQRRTGDVLPPPLDDCTNTSSGKPTVNNAASTTVSIVKGSPPNGISGRPVSLSSAAWGTRATNCQPAAGGLLCVNGLSKPKPDTINNTLPFLSAFTGTIEASLNSDVTKRPLSSDGSHSMTAGVKDGLLKSVKQYSTMDDNSRAGERTIASDVHLSPVKLNNQLSSLPLPKDGDTSSCTAMNAPNCIHITGQSCSFGPEEAIISTSEEIENLSCNLSSIYIDGNSANDHYSQPKPISSCDNMSGKPMQSQESQYNSDKYRDVMSTNADTKATTLDNEVRNVKEQCDLSLVSQSQVLSVNTEVEDDVTTFDNQRLKDPEVVSSYLPKSASFRHVPNHSHPHILQHGESCNVVNAGSLDANYKVGDDSLLHTNNILCNGYSEKSMSSSSYGFFHDERNEQHIGSLFSETVSIGSDVMDKGENSIISNILSMEFDTWGDSVTSPQSLVKLLGDNADKQNGSLKKSSSWKIQCNNQSRFSFARQEESKIQANVHPSSGAIQQYPSKGSLLHDFVERDFSLDKLGITNSFPSNNLEESGNLGSGQFFPSNNKLSAVPRAQISAPPGFSVPNRAPPPGFSSLERTGNAFDSVSGNLVRDPSFLLRNSHQTPSNGNIGGPGDIEFMDPAILAVGKGRIHGSRNSPLLDMRSNYPEQLNYLENEARVQLLMQRSLSPQQNLRFSDIGNSFSQFGDSYGISSRLNQSQVSSLAPFPQLSLQQSRNAVLSNGQLDGWNEVQSGNSLGVAELLRNERLGFNKFYRGYDETKYRMPNSRDLYNRTFGI